The following proteins are encoded in a genomic region of Triticum dicoccoides isolate Atlit2015 ecotype Zavitan chromosome 1B, WEW_v2.0, whole genome shotgun sequence:
- the LOC119337876 gene encoding protein NRT1/ PTR FAMILY 8.3-like isoform X2 has product MASSAGNGKETAALESGHASSSSSSSSSPAAAAKMTAVAGKPRPFTWTGPAIVMGFELLESIAFSGVALNLVIYLGTVLHGTTAFNAAHVDTWNGTTFIVPVLVAFLADSCWGKYNTIVVSLLFYLAGLVLLTLSAAISPFRPSSCQGLSCPPASRTQFSVFFAALYLTSIGTGGVKSALLPFGAEQYDDSSPEESRRKQSFFTWFFGAINLGIFVAGTLVSWLQQNVSWALGFGVSALCLLLAAAGFLAGTPWYRVQLPAGSPLRDILRVVVASVKKRKTRLPAAAGQGDLGLHEVAEDDDLQKLVHTKGLRCLDKAAAKGGDGHEGPWNLCTVSEVEAVKILARMVPIWVTCVLYAASLGQMTTTFIQQGMTMDNKLLGKVKVPVASMVSIEVVFMLLWVLLHDAVIMPLARRWGRAGSAGLSQLQRMGVGRVLVVLAMATAALVESRRLRVAGAGRKMGIAWQVPQFVLVAGSDVFCGIAQLEFFYGEAPASMRSICSAFSFLALSLGFYVNSVVVTAVAALRPGWLTRDLNEGHLDYYFWLWAVISAGNLLLYLLLAARYTPKQVLRHSPSP; this is encoded by the exons ATGGCGTCCTCTGCTGGTAATGGCAAGGAGACGGCCGCGCTCGAGTCCGGCCacgcgtcgtcgtcgtcctcctcctcctcctcgccggctgcTGCTGCGAAGATGACGGCGGTGGCGGGGAAACCGCGCCCCTTCACCTGGACAGGGCCTGCCATTGTTATGG GCTTCGAGTTGCTGGAGAGCATCGCCTTCTCCGGCGTTGCGCTGAACCTGGTCATCTACCTGGGCACCGTGCTCCATGGCACCACCGCCTTCAACGCCGCCCACGTCGACACCTGGAACGGGACCACCTTCATCGTCCCCGTCCTCGTCGCCTTCCTCGCCGACAGCTGCTGGGGCAAATACAACACCATCGTCGTCTCGCTCCTCTTCTACCTCGCC GGCCTCGTGCTGCTCACCCTGTCCGCGGCGATCTCGCCCTTCCGGCCGTCGTCGTGCCAGGGGCTCTCGTGTCCGCCGGCCTCACGGACCCAGTTCTCGGTCTTCTTCGCGGCGCTGTACCTGACCTCCATCGGCACGGGGGGTGTCAAGTCGGCGCTCCTCCCGTTCGGGGCGGAGCAGTACGACGACAGCAGCCCGGAGGAGAGTCGGAGGAAGCAGTCCTTCTTCACCTGGTTCTTCGGCGCCATCAACCTGGGCATCTTCGTCGCCGGGACGCTCGTGTCCTGGCTGCAGCAGAACGTGTCCTGGGCGCTCGGCTTCGGCGTCTCCGCGCTCTGCCTGCTCCTGGCGGCCGCGGGCTTCCTGGCCGGCACGCCCTGGTACAGGGTGCAGCTCCCCGCCGGTAGCCCGCTCAGGGACATCCTCAGGGTGGTGGTGGCGtccgtgaagaagaggaagaccaggcTGCCTGCAGCTGCGGGTCAAGGTGACCTTGGCCTGCACGAGGTGGCGGAAGACGACGACCTGCAGAAGCTGGTGCATACCAAAGGGCTCAGGTGTCTGGACAAGGCCGCGGCGAAGGGCGGCGACGGCCACGAAGGCCCGTGGAATCTGTGCACCGTGAGCGAGGTGGAGGCCGTGAAGATCCTGGCACGCATGGTGCCCATCTGGGTGACGTGCGTGCTGTACGCGGCGTCCCTGGGGCAGATGACTACCACCTTCATCCAGCAGGGGATGACCATGGACAACAAGCTGCTCGGGAAGGTGAAGGTGCCGGTGGCGTCGATGGTGTCGATCGAGGTGGTGTTCATGCTGCTGTGGGTGCTTCTGCACGACGCCGTCATCATGCCGCTCGCCCGGAGGTGGGGCCGAGCCGGGAGCGCGGGGCTGTCCCAGCTGCAGCGGATGGGCGTGGGGAGGGTCCTGGTGGTTCtggccatggcgacggcggcgctggTGGAGAGCCGGCGGCTGCGCGTGGCCGGCGCGGGCAGGAAGATGGGCATCGCGTGGCAGGTGCCGCAGTTCGTGCTGGTGGCCGGGTCGGACGTGTTCTGCGGGATCGCGCAGCTGGAGTTCTTCTACGGGGAGGCGCCGGCGTCGATGCGCAGCATCTGCTCCGCCTTCTCCTTCCTCGCGCTGTCGCTGGGGTTCTACGTCAACTCGGTGGTGGTGACGGCGGTGGCGGCGTTGAGGCCCGGGTGGCTGACGCGCGACCTCAACGAGGGGCACCTGGATTACTACTTCTGGCTGTGGGCCGTCATCAGCGCCGGTAACCTGCTGCTCTACCTGCTGCTTGCCGCCCGGTACACGCCCAAACAAGTCCTCCGCCACTCGCCATCGCCATAG
- the LOC119337876 gene encoding protein NRT1/ PTR FAMILY 8.1-like isoform X1, producing MNGAKAHGPAPPARPRPPLKDEMASSAGNGKETAALESGHASSSSSSSSSPAAAAKMTAVAGKPRPFTWTGPAIVMGFELLESIAFSGVALNLVIYLGTVLHGTTAFNAAHVDTWNGTTFIVPVLVAFLADSCWGKYNTIVVSLLFYLAGLVLLTLSAAISPFRPSSCQGLSCPPASRTQFSVFFAALYLTSIGTGGVKSALLPFGAEQYDDSSPEESRRKQSFFTWFFGAINLGIFVAGTLVSWLQQNVSWALGFGVSALCLLLAAAGFLAGTPWYRVQLPAGSPLRDILRVVVASVKKRKTRLPAAAGQGDLGLHEVAEDDDLQKLVHTKGLRCLDKAAAKGGDGHEGPWNLCTVSEVEAVKILARMVPIWVTCVLYAASLGQMTTTFIQQGMTMDNKLLGKVKVPVASMVSIEVVFMLLWVLLHDAVIMPLARRWGRAGSAGLSQLQRMGVGRVLVVLAMATAALVESRRLRVAGAGRKMGIAWQVPQFVLVAGSDVFCGIAQLEFFYGEAPASMRSICSAFSFLALSLGFYVNSVVVTAVAALRPGWLTRDLNEGHLDYYFWLWAVISAGNLLLYLLLAARYTPKQVLRHSPSP from the exons ATGGCGTCCTCTGCTGGTAATGGCAAGGAGACGGCCGCGCTCGAGTCCGGCCacgcgtcgtcgtcgtcctcctcctcctcctcgccggctgcTGCTGCGAAGATGACGGCGGTGGCGGGGAAACCGCGCCCCTTCACCTGGACAGGGCCTGCCATTGTTATGG GCTTCGAGTTGCTGGAGAGCATCGCCTTCTCCGGCGTTGCGCTGAACCTGGTCATCTACCTGGGCACCGTGCTCCATGGCACCACCGCCTTCAACGCCGCCCACGTCGACACCTGGAACGGGACCACCTTCATCGTCCCCGTCCTCGTCGCCTTCCTCGCCGACAGCTGCTGGGGCAAATACAACACCATCGTCGTCTCGCTCCTCTTCTACCTCGCC GGCCTCGTGCTGCTCACCCTGTCCGCGGCGATCTCGCCCTTCCGGCCGTCGTCGTGCCAGGGGCTCTCGTGTCCGCCGGCCTCACGGACCCAGTTCTCGGTCTTCTTCGCGGCGCTGTACCTGACCTCCATCGGCACGGGGGGTGTCAAGTCGGCGCTCCTCCCGTTCGGGGCGGAGCAGTACGACGACAGCAGCCCGGAGGAGAGTCGGAGGAAGCAGTCCTTCTTCACCTGGTTCTTCGGCGCCATCAACCTGGGCATCTTCGTCGCCGGGACGCTCGTGTCCTGGCTGCAGCAGAACGTGTCCTGGGCGCTCGGCTTCGGCGTCTCCGCGCTCTGCCTGCTCCTGGCGGCCGCGGGCTTCCTGGCCGGCACGCCCTGGTACAGGGTGCAGCTCCCCGCCGGTAGCCCGCTCAGGGACATCCTCAGGGTGGTGGTGGCGtccgtgaagaagaggaagaccaggcTGCCTGCAGCTGCGGGTCAAGGTGACCTTGGCCTGCACGAGGTGGCGGAAGACGACGACCTGCAGAAGCTGGTGCATACCAAAGGGCTCAGGTGTCTGGACAAGGCCGCGGCGAAGGGCGGCGACGGCCACGAAGGCCCGTGGAATCTGTGCACCGTGAGCGAGGTGGAGGCCGTGAAGATCCTGGCACGCATGGTGCCCATCTGGGTGACGTGCGTGCTGTACGCGGCGTCCCTGGGGCAGATGACTACCACCTTCATCCAGCAGGGGATGACCATGGACAACAAGCTGCTCGGGAAGGTGAAGGTGCCGGTGGCGTCGATGGTGTCGATCGAGGTGGTGTTCATGCTGCTGTGGGTGCTTCTGCACGACGCCGTCATCATGCCGCTCGCCCGGAGGTGGGGCCGAGCCGGGAGCGCGGGGCTGTCCCAGCTGCAGCGGATGGGCGTGGGGAGGGTCCTGGTGGTTCtggccatggcgacggcggcgctggTGGAGAGCCGGCGGCTGCGCGTGGCCGGCGCGGGCAGGAAGATGGGCATCGCGTGGCAGGTGCCGCAGTTCGTGCTGGTGGCCGGGTCGGACGTGTTCTGCGGGATCGCGCAGCTGGAGTTCTTCTACGGGGAGGCGCCGGCGTCGATGCGCAGCATCTGCTCCGCCTTCTCCTTCCTCGCGCTGTCGCTGGGGTTCTACGTCAACTCGGTGGTGGTGACGGCGGTGGCGGCGTTGAGGCCCGGGTGGCTGACGCGCGACCTCAACGAGGGGCACCTGGATTACTACTTCTGGCTGTGGGCCGTCATCAGCGCCGGTAACCTGCTGCTCTACCTGCTGCTTGCCGCCCGGTACACGCCCAAACAAGTCCTCCGCCACTCGCCATCGCCATAG